One genomic region from Arthrobacter pigmenti encodes:
- a CDS encoding flagellar hook assembly protein FlgD, producing MPVDPVSAAPPSFQPGAAERSPKQSMDGEVFMSLLVSQLRNQDPSSPMDTNAMIAQTTQLAMMEKMNEVASLTEEGFFLGMRSAAADLIDREVSYLDDGGETLTGTATAVSYAGPVPIVTVDGEAIALDAIAGIVGDTLPVEPQTLV from the coding sequence ATGCCCGTTGATCCCGTCAGCGCCGCTCCTCCCAGCTTTCAACCCGGGGCCGCGGAGCGTTCGCCGAAGCAGTCGATGGACGGCGAGGTGTTCATGTCGCTGCTGGTCAGCCAGCTGCGGAACCAGGACCCGAGTTCGCCCATGGACACCAATGCCATGATCGCCCAGACCACCCAGCTGGCGATGATGGAGAAGATGAACGAGGTCGCCTCCCTCACTGAGGAGGGGTTTTTCCTCGGTATGCGTTCGGCTGCCGCGGACCTGATTGACCGTGAGGTCAGCTACCTCGACGACGGCGGCGAGACCCTCACCGGCACCGCGACCGCCGTCTCCTACGCCGGGCCTGTCCCGATCGTGACCGTCGACGGTGAGGCGATAGCGCTCGATGCCATTGCCGGAATCGTTGGCGACACGCTTCCCGTCGAACCTCAAACTCTCGTCTAA
- a CDS encoding C40 family peptidase, which produces MTLTDTVGRVQQIQSTLTQLTTPVRSGNSGAAFAEALAAQAATASPRASAAPVTGLAEILNGTGAGLGSASGLPAAPGLGAAPDLAGAIAALVPDASESPGAGAQKLIDAAMKYEGLPYVWGGTDPAVGLDCSGFVQRAFRDIGIELPRVTWDQMKEGTAVASMADARPGDLLFSFDGGHVSIYLGNGKAIDAPQPGDTIAVRDAWETDANVTAIRRILPADDAAALAAAAQAALVTGGTP; this is translated from the coding sequence ATGACGCTCACTGACACCGTGGGGCGGGTCCAGCAGATCCAGTCCACGCTCACCCAGCTCACAACGCCGGTTCGGTCAGGCAACTCCGGTGCGGCTTTCGCGGAAGCGCTCGCGGCGCAGGCTGCAACGGCCTCCCCGCGTGCCTCCGCCGCTCCGGTCACTGGTCTCGCAGAGATTCTGAACGGGACCGGTGCCGGCTTGGGCTCTGCTTCCGGTTTGCCCGCGGCTCCCGGCCTCGGCGCCGCTCCGGATCTTGCGGGGGCGATCGCCGCGCTCGTGCCGGATGCATCCGAAAGTCCAGGCGCCGGCGCGCAGAAGCTGATCGACGCTGCCATGAAGTACGAAGGCCTGCCGTATGTCTGGGGCGGGACGGACCCCGCCGTCGGGCTGGACTGTTCGGGTTTCGTGCAACGCGCGTTCCGGGATATCGGCATTGAGCTGCCGCGGGTGACGTGGGATCAGATGAAGGAGGGCACGGCTGTTGCATCGATGGCTGATGCCCGGCCGGGTGACCTGCTCTTCAGCTTCGACGGCGGCCACGTGTCCATCTATCTTGGCAACGGCAAGGCGATCGATGCGCCGCAGCCAGGTGACACGATTGCCGTTCGCGACGCCTGGGAGACCGATGCCAATGTCACAGCCATCCGCCGTATACTCCCGGCCGATGACGCCGCAGCCCTTGCTGCCGCCGCACAGGCCGCACTCGTCACTGGCGGCACGCCATGA
- a CDS encoding flagellar FliJ family protein — protein sequence MNRRFPLAGLLRLRQVNQDQAAADLAAANGRLRESSARRRQALVALDGSTAHIADTAALHAIAAARSAARGMLTELAAVEDGLRSEATRAQEAFNAARTQTIGLEKLKERHAAEVSAEDLRTEQKTLDELASRTRGNNDAH from the coding sequence GTGAACCGCCGCTTCCCGCTCGCCGGCCTCCTCCGATTGCGTCAGGTCAACCAGGACCAGGCGGCCGCGGACCTCGCGGCAGCGAACGGCCGCCTGCGTGAAAGCAGCGCACGACGACGGCAGGCCCTCGTGGCACTCGACGGCAGCACTGCACACATCGCCGACACAGCCGCACTCCACGCCATCGCGGCCGCACGGTCCGCTGCCCGGGGGATGCTGACGGAGCTCGCCGCCGTAGAGGACGGTCTCCGTTCCGAGGCAACCCGCGCCCAGGAGGCGTTCAACGCCGCGCGCACTCAAACGATCGGGCTCGAGAAGCTCAAAGAACGACACGCGGCCGAGGTCTCGGCGGAGGACTTGCGCACCGAACAGAAGACACTCGACGAACTCGCATCACGTACCCGGGGGAACAATGACGCTCACTGA
- a CDS encoding flagellar hook protein FlgE, protein MLRSLYSGISGLRSHQTMLDVTGNNIANVNTAGFKSSSTQFQDTLSQLTQGAGGPQAAVGGTNPAQVGLGVQVAGISTNFAQGSAQATGRATDMMVAGDGFFITRSGNETLYTRAGAFEFDADGRLVSPDGGIVQGRSAVNGQINPGAAVGDITVPRDAVSPAAATNAAVVTGNLPSDAAVGTSLVQDIEVYDGGGDPRTLALTFTKTAAGWDVAGNDGGGATGTGAITFDASGNLTGGGTLALGGIGVDLSALTGYAELSTVSIESQNGRPAGTLESFSLSEDGTLIGSFSNGGRQPLGQIALAGFVNPAGLEKAGSSSYRVTENSGDAAVGAAGEDGLGSLAGGMLEMSNVDLSQEFTNLIVAQRGFQANARIITTSDEVLQELSNLKR, encoded by the coding sequence ATGCTTCGCTCTCTGTACTCCGGAATCTCCGGTCTCCGTTCGCACCAGACCATGCTCGATGTCACCGGCAACAACATCGCCAATGTGAACACCGCGGGCTTCAAGTCATCCTCCACACAGTTCCAGGACACCCTTTCCCAGCTGACGCAGGGGGCGGGCGGGCCGCAGGCAGCTGTTGGCGGCACCAACCCGGCGCAGGTTGGTCTCGGTGTGCAGGTTGCCGGGATCTCGACCAACTTCGCGCAGGGTTCGGCGCAGGCCACCGGCCGGGCCACGGACATGATGGTTGCAGGCGACGGCTTTTTCATCACCCGCTCCGGCAACGAGACGCTCTACACCCGTGCAGGTGCTTTCGAGTTCGACGCCGATGGTCGCCTCGTTTCCCCGGACGGTGGCATTGTGCAGGGCCGGTCGGCGGTGAACGGGCAGATCAACCCGGGTGCCGCCGTCGGCGACATCACGGTGCCGCGCGATGCTGTCTCGCCTGCGGCGGCCACCAACGCTGCAGTCGTGACGGGCAATCTGCCCTCCGACGCGGCCGTTGGAACTTCCCTGGTGCAGGACATTGAGGTGTACGACGGCGGCGGCGATCCACGCACCCTGGCGCTCACCTTCACGAAGACCGCGGCGGGTTGGGATGTAGCGGGTAACGACGGCGGCGGTGCCACCGGCACCGGGGCGATCACCTTCGACGCGAGCGGCAACCTGACCGGTGGAGGGACCCTGGCACTTGGCGGTATCGGCGTCGACCTGAGTGCGCTCACCGGGTACGCCGAGCTGTCCACAGTGTCGATCGAGTCGCAGAACGGTCGGCCCGCGGGGACGCTGGAGTCCTTCAGCCTGTCCGAGGATGGGACGCTGATCGGTTCCTTCAGCAACGGCGGCAGGCAGCCGTTGGGCCAGATTGCACTGGCTGGCTTCGTGAACCCCGCGGGTCTGGAGAAGGCAGGATCGTCCTCGTACCGGGTAACTGAAAACTCCGGCGATGCCGCGGTAGGCGCCGCGGGCGAAGACGGTCTGGGATCGCTGGCGGGCGGGATGCTTGAGATGTCCAATGTTGATCTGTCGCAGGAGTTCACCAATCTGATCGTGGCGCAGCGCGGCTTCCAGGCGAATGCGCGCATCATCACGACGTCGGATGAGGTGCTGCAGGAGCTGTCGAACCTGAAGCGCTAG
- a CDS encoding flagellar hook-length control protein FliK, whose translation MMSAPVAGSLAKTPVLAATKPGTLGDTFGETFAAHVGQRDHLHDDGGIRPEREPASSAGNRDEADAAARRAAGKADDAAPAGASMHSEVGTSLESARDRSDAHAPGAVSTSGSAGSDDSAGAAASNGRNALGADGALTGAQPGAAAPTGSAATSDADGSHPLQASAAGSGAVNRASSGAQVVQQGRFTNGTSAVGPAGAPTPPGTSPAASELAALDQSSSGAAASGTKPASGTESVSGTAIASGSAPPGSAGAVGIPSTSNNVSNTGTASGRLPAKATATGNGVPASGRRLPANATGNGALGTGAGTGAAATAAATGTGSLSSTPAVSAASPASSSSAASAQGSPGGALNPTDQQVAPPASTTAGPAEAHVPPNPASAAPAHVEVKPAGPQVAALIAKVSSEAAPTPAEGARPAQGAAPSSYPSLAGQILKPAFSLAQVAPGEYAITVQVAPENLGPVTVKAFVTHDGMRVELFAPNEAGREALKAVLPELRREFGGAASATVDVSSQNADTDTGSDGADGGRERRDFDLRHQPASPAQPDEPQPERTVRTWHSTSTIDLLA comes from the coding sequence ATGATGTCGGCGCCGGTAGCCGGTTCGCTTGCCAAGACGCCGGTTCTCGCTGCTACGAAGCCGGGCACGCTCGGGGACACTTTCGGGGAAACGTTTGCGGCGCACGTTGGGCAGCGTGACCACCTGCACGACGACGGCGGCATCCGCCCCGAGCGCGAACCCGCCTCATCAGCTGGGAACCGTGATGAGGCGGATGCTGCTGCGCGCCGTGCTGCCGGTAAGGCGGACGACGCAGCGCCGGCCGGCGCTTCGATGCACTCCGAGGTGGGTACTTCGTTGGAATCCGCGCGGGACCGTTCCGATGCTCATGCGCCGGGTGCGGTTTCGACGTCTGGTTCGGCTGGGTCGGATGATTCGGCAGGGGCGGCGGCTTCCAACGGTCGCAACGCGCTCGGTGCCGACGGAGCTCTTACGGGTGCCCAGCCCGGGGCTGCGGCGCCGACCGGGAGCGCCGCGACTTCGGACGCTGATGGTTCTCACCCGCTTCAGGCCAGCGCAGCGGGGTCGGGCGCTGTGAACCGTGCGTCCTCCGGTGCTCAGGTAGTGCAGCAGGGTAGGTTCACGAACGGAACTTCTGCGGTCGGACCCGCCGGTGCGCCAACACCACCCGGCACTTCGCCTGCGGCCAGCGAGCTTGCTGCGCTTGACCAGTCTTCGTCGGGTGCGGCAGCGTCTGGCACCAAACCGGCGTCCGGCACCGAGTCTGTGTCCGGTACCGCTATTGCATCCGGAAGCGCGCCGCCCGGCAGCGCGGGTGCTGTGGGCATCCCGTCCACATCCAACAATGTGTCCAACACTGGAACGGCGTCCGGCCGCCTGCCAGCCAAGGCGACCGCGACCGGTAACGGCGTCCCCGCTTCCGGTCGCCGCCTGCCAGCCAACGCGACCGGTAACGGCGCGTTAGGCACCGGCGCCGGTACCGGTGCTGCCGCTACTGCTGCCGCAACGGGTACCGGTTCCTTGTCCAGCACTCCGGCCGTGTCCGCGGCGTCGCCAGCATCCTCCAGTTCAGCGGCTTCAGCTCAGGGTTCGCCGGGCGGAGCTCTGAACCCAACCGACCAACAGGTCGCGCCTCCAGCGAGTACGACCGCGGGACCGGCAGAAGCACACGTACCGCCGAACCCCGCTAGCGCCGCGCCTGCTCACGTGGAGGTAAAGCCGGCCGGTCCTCAGGTCGCAGCGCTCATCGCGAAGGTGTCTTCCGAGGCCGCGCCCACGCCGGCGGAAGGTGCGCGACCCGCGCAGGGGGCGGCGCCGTCGTCGTACCCGTCCCTGGCCGGGCAGATCCTGAAGCCTGCATTCTCGCTCGCCCAGGTCGCGCCGGGGGAATACGCGATCACAGTCCAGGTGGCGCCGGAGAACCTTGGTCCGGTCACGGTGAAAGCGTTCGTGACGCATGACGGAATGCGCGTGGAACTGTTCGCCCCGAACGAGGCCGGGCGTGAAGCGCTCAAGGCCGTCTTGCCCGAACTGCGACGGGAATTCGGGGGTGCTGCTTCCGCGACCGTGGACGTTTCGTCGCAGAATGCGGACACCGACACCGGATCAGACGGCGCCGACGGCGGCCGTGAACGCCGCGACTTCGACCTCCGCCACCAGCCGGCCAGTCCTGCACAGCCCGACGAACCCCAACCAGAACGGACGGTGCGAACGTGGCACTCGACCTCAACCATCGACCTGTTGGCCTGA